In Alistipes ihumii AP11, a genomic segment contains:
- a CDS encoding S41 family peptidase produces MKTIAHNLLLFAALALPALCAAQPKPTDDPQRNLQKFDNFYRYLNMTYVDTVHNGQLVENAIREVLLQLDPHSAYVSPEEMVEVNESFDGSFSGIGIEFNVLNDTIIVVNVISGGPSEKVGLLPNDRIVEVNGQNVVGTKRIDVPKILRGPKGTKAETRVVRRGVEEPLDFTIVRDNIPINTVDAAYKVDPSTGYIRVNRFANNTFKEFAEAIDKMGPIDALILDLRGNGGGLMDQAIRMSNYFLPQGSVIVSTEGMKVPSDRIVAPSDGPFKGKVIVLVNETSASASEIVSGALQDWDRGLLIGRRTFGKGLVQRQFPLNDGSAVRLTVARYHTPTGRVIQRPFRYGDREGYYEDFNRRFQTGDSAVKEEVDSTQVYKTLRLGRTVYGGGGITPDIVVEADTSGYTEYWGNLIRKGIINEFVVEYMDKNRAAILAEYPTPDRFIHEYAAGPEVTGELIRAAEQKGIPYDEEQFRKSETDIRTQLKALFAQKLWSVNEFYRVINAEQDPEFAKALEALKNWESFSQGISG; encoded by the coding sequence ATGAAAACAATCGCTCATAACCTGCTCCTGTTCGCAGCGCTCGCGCTGCCCGCGCTCTGCGCCGCGCAGCCCAAGCCGACGGACGACCCGCAGCGGAACCTGCAGAAGTTCGACAACTTCTACCGCTATCTGAACATGACCTATGTCGATACCGTTCACAACGGGCAGCTGGTCGAGAATGCGATCCGCGAAGTGCTTTTGCAACTGGACCCTCACTCGGCCTACGTATCGCCTGAGGAAATGGTCGAGGTAAACGAGTCTTTCGACGGAAGTTTCAGCGGGATAGGCATCGAGTTCAACGTACTGAACGATACGATTATCGTCGTGAACGTCATATCGGGAGGCCCTTCCGAGAAAGTGGGGCTGTTGCCGAACGACCGGATCGTCGAGGTGAACGGCCAGAATGTCGTGGGAACCAAACGAATCGACGTGCCGAAAATCCTGCGGGGTCCGAAAGGAACCAAAGCGGAAACGAGAGTCGTCCGGCGCGGCGTGGAAGAGCCGCTCGACTTCACGATCGTCCGCGACAATATCCCGATCAATACGGTCGATGCGGCCTACAAGGTCGACCCGTCGACCGGCTACATACGCGTGAACCGGTTCGCGAACAACACGTTCAAAGAATTCGCCGAGGCCATCGACAAAATGGGCCCGATCGATGCGCTGATCCTCGACCTGCGAGGCAACGGAGGCGGCCTGATGGATCAGGCGATCCGGATGAGCAACTACTTCCTGCCGCAAGGCTCGGTGATCGTTTCGACCGAAGGCATGAAGGTCCCGTCCGACCGGATCGTCGCCCCGAGCGACGGGCCGTTCAAAGGCAAGGTGATCGTACTGGTCAACGAAACGTCGGCCTCGGCCAGCGAGATCGTGTCGGGAGCCCTTCAGGACTGGGACCGGGGGCTGCTGATCGGTCGCCGGACGTTCGGCAAAGGGCTTGTCCAGCGCCAGTTCCCTCTGAACGACGGCTCGGCAGTCCGGCTGACCGTAGCCCGCTACCACACTCCTACCGGACGGGTTATCCAGCGGCCTTTCCGTTACGGCGACCGCGAAGGCTATTACGAAGATTTCAACCGCCGGTTCCAAACCGGCGACTCGGCCGTCAAGGAGGAGGTCGATTCGACGCAGGTCTACAAGACCCTCAGGCTCGGGAGGACGGTTTACGGCGGAGGAGGCATCACCCCGGACATCGTTGTCGAGGCCGACACGAGCGGCTATACGGAATACTGGGGCAACCTGATTCGCAAAGGAATCATCAACGAGTTCGTCGTCGAGTATATGGATAAGAACCGGGCCGCCATATTGGCGGAATACCCCACCCCGGATCGCTTCATTCATGAGTATGCGGCCGGTCCCGAAGTAACCGGCGAGCTGATCCGCGCCGCCGAGCAAAAGGGCATTCCGTACGACGAAGAGCAGTTCAGAAAATCGGAAACGGACATCCGGACGCAACTCAAGGCGCTTTTCGCCCAGAAACTGTGGAGCGTCAACGAGTTCTACCGCGTGATCAACGCCGAACAGGACCCCGAGTTCGCCAAGGCGCTCGAAGCGCTGAAAAACTGGGAGAGCTTCAGCCAAGGCATATCCGGATAG
- the hisS gene encoding histidine--tRNA ligase, giving the protein MAQKPSIPKGTRDFGPEEMIRRNYIFDTIKGVFRLYGFQPLETPAMENLSTLLGKYGDEGDKLLFKILNSGDFLSGVSDEQLHGNPNALSTRLCEKGLRYDLTVPLARYVVQHQGEISFPFKRYQIQPVWRADRPQKGRYREFYQCDVDVIGSRSLLCEVDLVEIVAKVFQRLGIRVTLKVNNRKILYGIAETIGHADKMIDITVAIDKLEKIGLEAVNGELREKGIDERAIEALQPILSLEGANGAKLARLREILADSPVGLAGVTETETILSYVETLGTELEIELDLSLARGLNYYTGAIFEVKARDFAIGSICGGGRYDDLTGIFGMPNTSGVGISFGADRIYDVMTGLDLFPDDTKGTTRALMLNFGGEEERVSLRLAKNLREAGIACEVYPESAKMKKQMEYANRRAVPWVVIVGSDELASGRATVKNMATGEQQAVAFDELINRIE; this is encoded by the coding sequence ATGGCACAAAAACCGTCCATTCCGAAAGGCACGCGCGATTTCGGCCCGGAGGAGATGATCCGGAGAAACTACATTTTCGATACGATCAAGGGCGTCTTCCGACTATACGGCTTCCAGCCGCTCGAAACTCCCGCGATGGAAAACCTCTCGACACTGCTGGGCAAATACGGCGACGAGGGCGACAAGCTGCTGTTCAAGATACTGAACTCGGGCGACTTTCTGAGCGGAGTGAGCGACGAGCAGCTGCACGGCAACCCGAACGCCCTCTCGACACGGCTGTGCGAAAAGGGGCTGCGGTATGACCTGACCGTCCCGCTGGCCCGCTATGTCGTACAGCATCAGGGAGAAATATCCTTCCCGTTCAAGCGTTACCAGATCCAGCCCGTCTGGCGGGCCGACCGGCCGCAAAAAGGGCGATACCGCGAGTTCTACCAGTGCGACGTCGACGTGATCGGCAGCCGCAGCCTGCTCTGCGAGGTCGATCTGGTCGAGATCGTCGCCAAAGTTTTCCAGCGGCTCGGCATTCGAGTAACGCTTAAGGTAAATAACCGTAAAATATTGTACGGCATAGCCGAAACGATCGGTCATGCCGACAAGATGATCGATATTACCGTGGCGATTGACAAGCTCGAGAAGATCGGACTCGAGGCCGTGAACGGCGAGCTCCGCGAAAAAGGCATCGACGAACGGGCGATCGAAGCTCTGCAGCCGATCCTGTCGCTCGAAGGCGCGAACGGCGCGAAGCTGGCCCGGCTGAGGGAAATCCTCGCAGACAGTCCGGTCGGACTGGCCGGCGTAACCGAAACGGAAACGATTCTTTCCTATGTCGAAACGCTTGGCACGGAATTGGAAATCGAACTGGACTTGTCTCTGGCACGCGGTCTGAACTACTACACGGGGGCGATCTTCGAGGTCAAGGCCCGCGACTTCGCGATCGGGAGTATCTGCGGCGGAGGCCGGTACGACGATCTGACCGGCATATTCGGCATGCCGAATACCTCGGGCGTAGGCATCTCGTTCGGAGCCGACCGGATCTACGACGTGATGACCGGCCTCGACCTGTTCCCCGACGATACGAAAGGGACGACCCGTGCGCTGATGCTCAATTTCGGAGGCGAGGAGGAGCGCGTATCCCTGAGACTGGCGAAAAACCTGCGCGAGGCGGGCATCGCGTGCGAAGTCTACCCCGAAAGCGCGAAGATGAAAAAGCAGATGGAATACGCCAACCGGCGCGCCGTGCCGTGGGTCGTGATCGTCGGCAGCGACGAGCTGGCCTCGGGCCGCGCTACCGTCAAGAACATGGCCACCGGCGAGCAACAAGCCGTAGCTTTCGACGAACTGATCAACCGCATCGAATAA
- the ettA gene encoding energy-dependent translational throttle protein EttA has product MADEKIIFSMVGVSKTFTNQKKVLNNIYLSFFYGAKIGIIGLNGSGKSTLMKIIAGIDKNFQGEVVFSPGYTVGYLEQEPHLDDTKTVREVVEEGCADVVALLKEYEQVNARFMEPMDDEQMAKLIERQGELTEQIDHKNGWELDATLERAMDALRCPDADEPVKHLSGGERRRVALCRLLLQQPDVLLLDEPTNHLDAESIDWLEQHLRQYKGTVIAVTHDRYFLDNVAGWILELDRGEGIPWKGNYSGWLEQKSQRLALEEKQESKRRKTLERELEWVRMAPAARHAKSKARLSAYDRMLNEDTKQKEEKLEIFIPNGPRLGDRVIEAQDVAMGYGDRLLYEHLNFSLPPAGIVGVIGPNGVGKTTLFRLIMGIEKPLHGTFSVGETVKLAYVDQQHASIDPEKTVYQVISQDSELIQLGGRSINARAYVSRFNFSGADQEKKCGVLSGGERNRLHLALALKEEGNVLLLDEPTNDIDVNTLRALEEGLQNFAGCAVVISHDRWFLDRIATHILAFEGDSQVVFFEGGYSEYEENKRKRLGDDQPHRVKYRKLMAD; this is encoded by the coding sequence ATGGCGGACGAAAAAATCATATTCTCGATGGTGGGGGTCAGCAAGACTTTCACGAACCAGAAAAAGGTACTGAACAACATTTACCTGTCGTTTTTCTACGGCGCGAAGATCGGCATCATCGGCCTGAACGGGTCGGGCAAGTCGACGCTGATGAAAATCATCGCCGGAATAGACAAGAACTTTCAGGGCGAAGTCGTCTTTTCGCCCGGATACACCGTCGGCTATCTCGAGCAGGAACCGCATTTGGACGACACGAAGACGGTCCGCGAGGTGGTCGAGGAAGGCTGCGCCGACGTGGTCGCGCTGCTCAAGGAGTACGAGCAGGTCAACGCCCGTTTCATGGAGCCGATGGACGACGAGCAGATGGCCAAGCTGATCGAGCGACAGGGCGAGCTGACCGAGCAGATCGACCACAAAAACGGCTGGGAGCTCGATGCGACGCTCGAACGGGCGATGGACGCACTGCGCTGTCCCGACGCTGACGAGCCGGTGAAGCACCTCTCGGGCGGCGAGCGTCGCCGCGTGGCGTTATGCCGGCTCCTGTTGCAGCAACCCGACGTGCTGCTGCTGGACGAGCCGACGAACCATCTCGACGCCGAGAGCATCGACTGGCTCGAGCAGCACCTGCGACAGTACAAGGGAACGGTGATCGCCGTCACGCACGACCGTTACTTCCTCGACAACGTGGCCGGATGGATACTCGAACTCGACCGGGGCGAAGGCATTCCGTGGAAAGGCAACTACAGCGGCTGGCTCGAGCAGAAGTCGCAGCGGCTGGCTCTGGAGGAAAAGCAGGAGAGCAAGCGCCGCAAGACGCTCGAGCGCGAGCTCGAATGGGTCCGCATGGCTCCCGCCGCACGGCACGCCAAGAGCAAGGCGAGGCTGTCGGCCTACGACCGGATGCTGAACGAGGACACCAAGCAGAAGGAGGAAAAACTCGAAATATTCATCCCGAACGGTCCGCGTCTGGGCGACCGGGTGATCGAGGCGCAGGACGTGGCCATGGGCTACGGCGACCGGTTGCTGTACGAGCACCTGAACTTCTCGTTGCCGCCGGCCGGCATCGTCGGCGTGATCGGCCCCAACGGCGTGGGCAAAACCACGCTGTTCCGACTGATTATGGGCATCGAAAAGCCGCTGCACGGAACGTTCAGCGTCGGCGAAACGGTCAAGCTGGCCTACGTCGACCAACAGCATGCGTCGATCGACCCGGAGAAAACCGTCTATCAGGTCATTTCGCAGGACAGCGAGCTGATCCAGCTGGGCGGCCGCAGCATCAATGCGCGTGCCTACGTATCCCGGTTCAACTTCAGCGGAGCCGATCAGGAGAAGAAATGCGGCGTGCTGTCCGGAGGCGAGCGCAACCGGCTGCATCTGGCCCTCGCGCTGAAAGAGGAGGGCAACGTACTGCTGCTGGACGAGCCGACGAACGACATCGACGTGAACACGCTCCGAGCGCTGGAGGAAGGTTTGCAGAACTTCGCAGGCTGCGCCGTCGTCATCTCGCACGACCGCTGGTTTCTGGACCGCATCGCGACCCATATTCTGGCCTTCGAGGGCGACTCGCAAGTCGTATTTTTCGAGGGCGGATACAGCGAGTACGAGGAGAACAAGCGCAAGCGGCTCGGCGACGACCAGCCGCACCGCGTCAAGTACCGCAAGCTGATGGCCGACTGA
- the nagB gene encoding glucosamine-6-phosphate deaminase → MRVIIEPTNEQGSAWAAAHIARRINEHAKSTDRPFVLGLPTGSTPLGTYRKLIEMCKAGQVSFANVITFNMDEYVGIPKDHPESYHSFMWNNFFSHIDIKPENVNILNGNAPDLEKECADYEARIEKAGGIDLFMGGIGSDGHLAFNEPFSSLGSRTRVKSLTKDTIIANSRFFGHDVNLVPKTALTVGVATVMSAREVLILAFGHNKARALAAGIEGGYSHQWTISALQVHPKGIIVCDEDATDELKVGTYKYFKDIEAKNLDPASLGA, encoded by the coding sequence ATGAGAGTCATCATCGAACCTACCAACGAACAAGGATCGGCCTGGGCCGCCGCCCATATCGCCCGGCGGATCAACGAACATGCGAAATCGACGGACCGCCCGTTCGTACTGGGTCTGCCCACGGGCTCCACTCCGCTGGGGACCTATCGCAAGCTGATCGAAATGTGCAAGGCCGGACAGGTCTCGTTCGCCAACGTCATTACGTTCAACATGGACGAATACGTCGGCATTCCGAAAGACCATCCCGAAAGCTACCACTCGTTCATGTGGAACAACTTTTTCAGCCACATCGACATCAAGCCCGAAAACGTGAACATTCTCAACGGCAACGCGCCCGATCTGGAGAAAGAGTGCGCGGACTACGAGGCGCGGATCGAGAAGGCGGGAGGCATCGATCTGTTCATGGGCGGCATCGGATCGGACGGACATCTGGCCTTCAACGAGCCGTTTTCGTCGCTCGGCTCGCGCACGCGAGTCAAGTCGCTCACGAAGGACACGATCATCGCGAACTCGCGCTTTTTCGGCCATGACGTGAATCTGGTCCCCAAAACGGCGCTGACCGTCGGCGTGGCGACCGTCATGTCGGCCCGCGAGGTGCTGATCCTCGCTTTCGGACACAACAAGGCCCGTGCGTTGGCAGCCGGCATCGAGGGCGGCTACTCCCACCAGTGGACGATCAGCGCGCTGCAGGTTCATCCCAAGGGGATCATCGTATGCGACGAAGACGCGACGGACGAGCTGAAAGTCGGCACGTACAAATATTTCAAGGATATCGAGGCTAAAAATCTCGATCCGGCCTCGCTCGGAGCATAG
- a CDS encoding PIG-L family deacetylase, producing the protein MERNYKLPKEGGLEPGADPADIIRKFEKIYTNIYENEASGAAYVAREIADCIREKQSIGEMCVLGITTGKSPVGVFRALVELHRSEGLSFRNVVVFSLDEFFPITPEELQSRNYSIHESLLDLVDIAPENIHIPDGTLPQDEVAAFCREYESKIEEYDGIDLMILGTGVQGQIGFNEPGSYTNTRTRLVALGNESRKSAASIFYGIDYVPHKAITMGLGTILGAKRIILIAWGEEKAQVIKDTVEGEKQLIVPATCLQDHPNVEVVVDEGASSQLTRVKTPWLVGRCLWPSRFIRTAVLWLCEQVRKPILKLTYQDYVDNRLGQLLEISGMAYDEINIQVFNDLQHTITGWPGGKPNADDSTRPERAFPYPKRVVIFSPHPDDDVISMGGTFRRLITQGHDVHVAYETSGNIAVHDDVVLQTIDTARECGFEDKYDEVKRIIAGKRKGEPEPLELRKLKGSIRRAEAKAACRHMGLNDRTNVHFLNLPFYETGGVKKGLLTDRDISIVVDLLRKIQPHQIYAAGDLSDPHGTHRTCIEAVLEAMHVVKDEPWVKDCRFWLYRGAWQEWDLDMVDMAVPLSPDEVVQKRHAIYRHLSQKDVMPFPGEDKREFWQRAEERTQNTAKLYDRLGMAEYQAIEVFVQLKNPAQL; encoded by the coding sequence ATGGAAAGGAACTACAAGCTGCCGAAGGAAGGCGGCCTCGAACCCGGAGCCGACCCGGCCGACATCATCCGGAAATTCGAAAAAATCTACACGAACATTTACGAGAACGAAGCCAGCGGGGCGGCCTACGTCGCCCGGGAAATCGCCGATTGCATCCGCGAGAAACAATCTATCGGCGAAATGTGCGTGCTGGGCATCACCACCGGCAAGTCGCCCGTAGGCGTATTCCGGGCCTTGGTCGAACTGCACCGTAGCGAGGGTTTGAGTTTCCGGAACGTCGTCGTATTCAGTCTCGACGAGTTTTTCCCGATCACGCCCGAAGAGCTCCAGAGCCGCAACTACTCGATCCACGAGAGCTTGCTCGATTTGGTGGACATCGCCCCCGAGAACATCCATATCCCGGACGGTACGCTGCCGCAGGACGAAGTGGCCGCTTTCTGCCGCGAGTACGAGTCGAAGATCGAGGAGTACGACGGCATCGACCTGATGATTCTCGGCACGGGCGTTCAGGGACAGATCGGCTTCAACGAGCCCGGCTCGTACACCAATACCCGCACCCGGCTGGTAGCTCTCGGCAACGAAAGCCGCAAGTCGGCCGCCTCGATCTTCTACGGTATCGACTACGTACCGCACAAGGCCATCACGATGGGTCTCGGCACGATACTCGGCGCCAAGCGCATCATCCTGATCGCATGGGGCGAGGAGAAGGCGCAGGTCATCAAGGACACCGTCGAGGGTGAGAAGCAGCTGATCGTTCCGGCGACCTGCCTGCAGGATCATCCGAACGTCGAGGTAGTCGTCGACGAAGGAGCGTCCTCGCAACTGACGCGCGTCAAAACGCCGTGGCTCGTAGGTCGCTGCCTGTGGCCGTCCCGTTTCATCCGCACGGCCGTGCTGTGGCTGTGCGAACAGGTCCGCAAACCGATTCTGAAACTGACCTATCAGGACTACGTCGACAACCGGCTCGGACAGTTGCTCGAAATCTCGGGCATGGCCTACGACGAAATCAACATACAGGTATTCAATGACTTGCAGCACACGATCACGGGTTGGCCGGGCGGCAAGCCGAACGCCGACGACTCGACCCGTCCCGAGCGGGCCTTCCCCTACCCCAAGCGCGTGGTGATTTTCAGTCCGCATCCGGACGACGACGTGATCTCGATGGGCGGTACGTTCCGGCGCCTGATCACGCAGGGACACGACGTGCACGTAGCTTACGAGACATCGGGCAACATCGCCGTGCACGACGACGTCGTACTGCAGACGATCGACACGGCCCGCGAATGCGGATTCGAAGACAAATACGACGAAGTGAAGCGCATCATCGCAGGCAAGCGCAAGGGCGAACCGGAACCTTTGGAACTGAGGAAGCTCAAGGGTTCGATCCGCCGCGCCGAGGCCAAGGCCGCCTGCCGCCACATGGGGCTGAACGACCGGACCAACGTCCATTTTCTGAACCTGCCGTTCTATGAAACCGGAGGCGTCAAGAAAGGATTGCTGACCGATCGGGACATTTCGATCGTCGTCGATCTGCTGCGCAAGATACAGCCGCATCAGATTTACGCCGCGGGCGACCTGTCGGACCCGCACGGCACGCACCGTACCTGCATCGAGGCCGTACTGGAGGCGATGCATGTCGTGAAGGACGAGCCGTGGGTCAAGGACTGCCGCTTCTGGCTCTACCGGGGCGCATGGCAGGAGTGGGACCTCGACATGGTCGACATGGCCGTGCCGCTGAGTCCCGACGAGGTGGTCCAGAAGCGTCACGCCATCTATCGCCACCTGTCGCAGAAAGACGTGATGCCTTTCCCCGGCGAAGACAAGCGCGAGTTCTGGCAACGGGCCGAGGAGCGCACGCAGAACACGGCCAAGCTGTACGACCGGCTGGGCATGGCGGAGTATCAGGCCATCGAGGTATTCGTTCAGCTGAAGAATCCGGCGCAACTGTAG
- a CDS encoding biotin/lipoyl-containing protein gives MAQKLLIRDLTLRDGQQSAFATRMKQEQIDRVLPFYKDANFYAMEVWGGAVPDSVMRYLNENPWDRLEKIHAVVGDVSKLTALSRGRNLFGYAPYTDEIIEGFSRNAIESGLGIMRIFDALNDVNNVKSTIKYIKKYGGIADCAVCYTIDPHFSGMERFKAMLKGKRLPKAVFTDEYFLSKAQQMAALGADMITIKDMSGLIPPKRVSGLIKLFKKHLSIPIDFHTHCTPGYGLASVVAAIEAGADIVDTNIWNFAGGPAAPAIELIWIFCQKMGVELDINMEAVAKINKELYAIRKELDAVDAVKVFPNPFNPLTDKLPEHIDKEFDRAVAAAKSGNEAELIDACHAIERYFNFPKPNELVQKAEIPGGMYTNMVAQLKQLKSESILESAMKLIPRVRLDAGLPPLVTPTSQIVGAQAVNCALDIKNGKPMYSNVSNQFVNLVKGEYGKTPVEVDPEFRLKIAGVREETPYDTSKYKMQPNPVLEEAGGVKLAENEKEVLLLELFPLVAKNYLTGVKKARYQASKPKEEASAPAAAPAAEAPKAEPAKPAAAPITGNVVTSPMPGRILKVLVAPGDTVSKGQDVVILEAMKMENSIMSDYAGTVKQVLVAEGETVAVDSQLVEIE, from the coding sequence ATGGCACAAAAACTTTTGATAAGAGACTTGACGCTCCGCGACGGACAGCAGTCGGCGTTCGCCACGCGGATGAAACAGGAGCAGATCGACCGTGTACTGCCTTTCTATAAGGACGCCAATTTCTACGCAATGGAAGTGTGGGGCGGCGCCGTACCCGACTCGGTGATGCGCTACCTGAACGAAAATCCTTGGGACCGCCTTGAGAAGATTCACGCCGTGGTGGGCGACGTGTCGAAGCTGACGGCCCTTTCGCGAGGCCGCAACCTGTTCGGCTACGCTCCCTACACCGACGAGATCATTGAGGGATTCAGCCGCAATGCGATCGAGTCGGGGCTCGGCATCATGCGCATCTTCGACGCGCTGAACGACGTGAACAACGTCAAATCGACGATCAAATACATCAAGAAGTACGGCGGCATCGCCGACTGCGCCGTCTGCTATACGATCGATCCGCATTTCAGCGGTATGGAGCGCTTCAAAGCCATGCTCAAGGGCAAAAGGCTGCCCAAGGCCGTATTCACCGACGAGTATTTCCTGAGCAAGGCCCAGCAGATGGCCGCCCTCGGCGCCGACATGATCACGATCAAAGACATGAGCGGGCTGATTCCTCCCAAGCGCGTGTCGGGTCTGATCAAGCTGTTCAAGAAGCACCTGTCGATTCCGATCGACTTCCATACCCACTGCACGCCGGGCTACGGTCTGGCTTCCGTCGTGGCCGCTATCGAGGCAGGAGCCGATATCGTCGATACGAATATATGGAACTTCGCGGGCGGTCCGGCGGCTCCGGCCATCGAACTGATTTGGATTTTCTGTCAGAAGATGGGCGTCGAGCTCGACATCAACATGGAGGCGGTCGCCAAGATCAACAAGGAGCTTTATGCCATCCGCAAGGAGCTCGACGCGGTGGACGCCGTGAAGGTTTTCCCCAATCCTTTCAACCCGTTGACCGACAAGCTGCCCGAACATATCGACAAGGAATTCGATCGGGCCGTTGCGGCGGCCAAGAGCGGGAACGAGGCCGAGCTGATCGACGCCTGCCACGCGATCGAGCGCTATTTCAACTTCCCGAAACCGAACGAGTTGGTCCAGAAAGCCGAGATACCGGGCGGCATGTACACGAACATGGTGGCGCAGCTCAAGCAGCTCAAGTCCGAGTCGATCCTCGAGAGCGCTATGAAGCTGATTCCCCGCGTGCGTCTCGACGCCGGCCTGCCCCCGCTGGTGACCCCGACGAGCCAGATCGTCGGCGCTCAGGCCGTCAACTGTGCGCTGGACATCAAGAACGGGAAGCCGATGTATTCGAACGTGTCGAACCAGTTCGTCAATTTGGTCAAGGGCGAATACGGCAAGACGCCGGTCGAGGTCGATCCCGAGTTCCGGCTGAAGATCGCCGGAGTCCGCGAGGAGACGCCTTACGACACGTCGAAGTACAAGATGCAGCCGAATCCCGTGCTCGAAGAAGCCGGCGGCGTCAAGCTGGCCGAGAACGAGAAGGAGGTGCTGTTGCTCGAATTGTTCCCATTGGTAGCCAAGAATTATCTGACCGGCGTGAAAAAAGCGCGTTATCAGGCGTCGAAGCCGAAGGAAGAGGCTTCGGCGCCCGCCGCCGCTCCGGCCGCCGAGGCCCCGAAAGCGGAGCCCGCCAAGCCTGCCGCCGCTCCGATTACGGGCAACGTGGTGACCTCTCCGATGCCGGGCCGTATTTTGAAGGTGCTCGTCGCTCCGGGCGATACGGTGTCCAAGGGACAGGACGTCGTGATTCTGGAGGCCATGAAGATGGAAAACAGCATCATGTCCGACTATGCCGGTACGGTCAAGCAGGTATTGGTAGCCGAGGGCGAAACGGTAGCCGTCGACAGCCAGTTGGTCGAGATAGAATAG
- a CDS encoding aldo/keto reductase, which produces MKNATFKNGDPIPQLGLGTWRSEPSEAYRAVKEALRIGYRHIDCAAIYGNEKEVGQALRDSFREGIVRREELFVTSKLWNSHHAPQDVEPAIRQTLSDLGLDYVDLYLIHWPLAFRKGIGMPQSKNDLIPLSQIPLSLTWEAMEKLVDGKLTRHIGVSNFSIEAIEKLNDGARIRPEMNQIEIHPYMQQDRLVDYCRDTGLLVTAYSPLGSRGNRVLKDPVVVAVAQKHDCTPAQAVLAWLMARDIVVIPKSVHEQRLRENFEATDVALDEDDMRRMASIERHERMSDGSFALFEDGPYTVYDLWGAE; this is translated from the coding sequence ATGAAAAACGCCACATTCAAAAACGGGGACCCGATTCCGCAGCTCGGACTGGGAACCTGGCGATCGGAACCCTCGGAAGCTTACCGGGCCGTCAAGGAGGCTTTGCGCATCGGATACCGTCACATCGACTGCGCGGCGATTTACGGAAACGAAAAAGAAGTGGGACAGGCTCTGCGCGACTCTTTCCGGGAAGGAATCGTCCGGCGGGAGGAACTGTTCGTCACCTCGAAACTGTGGAACAGCCACCACGCTCCTCAGGACGTCGAACCGGCCATCCGGCAGACCTTATCCGATCTGGGGCTCGACTACGTCGACCTGTACCTGATCCATTGGCCGCTCGCCTTCCGGAAAGGAATCGGTATGCCGCAAAGCAAGAACGACCTGATCCCGCTCTCGCAGATTCCGCTCTCGCTGACATGGGAAGCGATGGAAAAACTGGTCGACGGAAAACTGACACGCCACATCGGCGTATCGAACTTCAGCATCGAGGCGATCGAGAAACTCAACGACGGGGCACGCATCCGGCCTGAAATGAACCAAATCGAAATTCATCCGTACATGCAACAGGACCGTCTGGTCGATTACTGCCGCGACACCGGTCTGCTCGTAACGGCCTACTCCCCGCTGGGCAGCCGCGGCAACCGCGTACTGAAAGATCCGGTGGTCGTCGCCGTGGCGCAAAAGCACGACTGCACGCCGGCACAGGCGGTACTGGCATGGCTCATGGCCCGCGACATCGTCGTCATTCCGAAGTCGGTCCACGAGCAGCGCCTGCGCGAAAACTTCGAGGCAACCGACGTCGCTTTGGACGAGGACGATATGCGCCGCATGGCCTCGATCGAACGACACGAACGCATGAGCGACGGCTCGTTCGCCCTGTTCGAGGACGGCCCGTATACGGTCTACGACCTGTGGGGAGCGGAATAA